ATGCAGAGGAGAAGCTGTACAGAAGAAAAGTGATGAAGAAACCGAGAAAAAGATCCAGAAAAATGATGGGCTTTTTCAAGATGGGTTGGCGAACGCTCCTGCTTCATCTGTGGTCACAAATGAGGAAGATGGATCTTTTATCACTATCATTGTCGgtaaaaacaaagagagagagagtttcatCACCACCATCAACTAGCACATCACCATTTGATACGATCATAGGTAGTTGGGTCATTGTGTTGGGTTTAGTCTATTAGGagtagatgggtaatttgtgTTGTGTTAGTctattaggggtagatgggtaatttggtAGAATTTggctatataatgtaaagcAAGAGATTGTGAAAGGGAATGAAGAATTAACTCTacttctctctttgtctctgtcaatctgctttctctctccgtcttcttcttcttcttctctcgtcTTATTCCTCTGTCTCTAACTTCCCTCTTCCTCTATCCCAATCGAACACGTATCATTGGTCCGACCTGCCTCGGCTCTTCTGCCTCGGTCATTACATTGGTGCTTTCGTTGAGAGAAATTGGCAACCAACCATGGCCGACGAACTCCGCCTCATCCCACCGTTCAACCTTGCTCAAGAATTGAAGGACATTCGTGCCTTATTGCTTGATTGCAAGAAGAACTGCTTCAAGATGCTAAACAATATATCAGATATGCGGCTTAATTCTGTGGCAATCAATGAGCAATCAAAGGAACTGCAACATCTGGTACGTGAATTAATCGACGAAGAAAATGCCAACGCCATGGCAGATCTTGAATCTCTGGCACAAGAAGTTGATTCTGGTGCTATGTTGACTGAAGTTGATGGGGCTTTGATTCCTACCATCATGGGCCAGATTCCGGTTGCATCAGAGCTAATTCCTGCTTTGGATCAGAGACCATTTGAAGAGCCAACGTCGCTTTCTTCTTCGATCCCTGCCCTGCCGGACCGGATTCGAGATCGCAGGAATCGGGATTGATGTCGTCGTCACTCAAGGAGACCAGGCCTTCAACGATGCAGCCATGGAGCAGAATCGGTTGCTTCAACGATGGTGGTGGCAGCAGAGCTCGTCCCTTCCTTCGCCGATCAAAATCCAAGTGGCATTGAGCACATTCCTGTCGTTGTATCTTCAGGCATGCCCAAGGCTGATTGGGAAATCACCATCGGCGCAGCTCTAGCTCTTCGTTCCACGGCGATGGAAAACCAGCTTCAATCCACCCACTCCATTCATCTAACTTCCTCCCCTGGTCCCGTTGTTGTTTTGCTCCTCACCGTCTCAGGTTCTAGTTGCGTTCATGGCCTCGCCGGTCAATCAACGATCTTGAACCTAAGCACTGTGCAACCTCTGATTGTGTTTGGCAACGCTATCGTTGATGCGCAGCGGATGCGTTCGTCGTTACGACATGGATAGGGATAGTCGGGATGGATCTTTCGACCTCCACcgagccaccaccaccatctctgcACGCATCTAGCTGTCGGCATCTCAGCTGTTGGACCAGCGAAGGTCCGGACTGTATGGAcgccatggattccaatttctcTTTATTCCCATTTCTTCGAATGCATTATATGCCCAAATTCTaccaaattacccatctacccctaatagACTAACACAAcacaaattacccatctactCCTAATAGACTAAACCCAACACAATGACCCAACTACCTATGATCGTATCACCATTCTAGTGCTTCACAAGTGCTACCTCTAGATTCTTCTGCTTCCACAATCCAGCCAACTTACGGGAAACCCGTATTGCATTCCAGTCCCATGGTGAACAAGGATTTGGacaatctttgatttttcctgATCCCTTTCTTCATATCTGTTCTGCTGCAATCATCGTCAATTTCTCTGTTGGTGAATCTCTTCTTACACCATAACAATCAGTAGAGCTCCGTAACAAGAGCCAAAAGCAGAAAACCGAAAACCAGACTAAGACCAATCCCTAAACTACTCAAAGGCCTTCCTCACACTCCAGAATCACATCTCACAACCACTATTCCAAGTTCAAGATTGCTTTAATATCGAAAATACCAGCTGGGTCGTCAAGGGGGGAGGAAGCTTGCAGGTCGTCAATGGCGGAAGCTGCTTGCTggcgcttcttctctctctctctcgctttccTCTgttgcaagagagagaaaagggtaatattgtctttttaAACTCTGTTTTAACAGAGTTAATCACTTAGTGGACGGTTTTAAAAAGTAAGGGAGGGtattgttgcgtgtgaaaacctccggtacctGGTTCGCCCGTgaatgaacctgcaaaaaccaagcaatgagcgcaagagggccggtgtggctccggcctaggactctccgatgctcaagtcaggtcttcaacgcgacagcgtaactgcgtactAAAAAGCCAGCtgtggaatagagctccatacctgggtatttatagagtaaggaggagatgagacggttgggagagtcctagtatggtaggagtccttctttcggaaggttctctcgcgtagagcggagtggagagttattttcggggtcggactcttattaaggtaagagtccatgtagagtgtgattctgtgtttatctgggatcgtggctcggtccttatcccgtgattctcgggatgtgctgacggggcccggagatccccggtggggtgctatgggagcctcaatggaggagggctcggcctacgaggtccgcccgtggggtcggccatggaggtcggcccgagaggaggttggtctcggccatgaggtcggctaggagtccctggctgacccgtataatctcggcctcagtcatcggccagctcgctcaaaccaggctttgtcaggtgacttatcggatatggggtcggcccaattttctgctcggcccaactcggttctcggattgaggtcgggtcggccacgtggcagcctctgataggtggggtgttttatgcctcatcaggtattatcatttttcaaaacttgggtattgaattgatattaagaaatcttagaggggagggggatgatattttcccaataAAATATGGCATTTATATTGATTCCCTTGTGTATGCTTTCATTGATCGTGCTACACGACTTGCTAGTGATCTCtccctaattttaaatttttttggagaGATGTTCTCTACGAGGGAGTGTAACCTAGATTGGGTTCCTCTATGGCGTGAGGGTGCGTTGGAAGATGTCTTGCACCCCTAGAACTCGACACATGGTTGAGGTGTTGTTTGATTGGCAAGAATGGATGTACACCACTGAGGCTGTGGATGGCGGACATCTTCCAACGCACCCCTGCACTGGACATCTTTCAATGCACCCCCACGCCATAGCAGAGCTCAATCCGTGTAAAACCCTATACCTAGACacaggggtgaaatgaccgccctatTGATGCTGTTGTAAatgctcccattggcctctACACGCACAAGAACCATAGGACTCCCTACGGAGAacttttaccttttctttttttaagaaCGTACCCTATGATTAAATAGAGAGTGGGTGGGGTTGCCGCAGCCCTTAAAGGTGAAATCTGAACTTTACTGGCTCCATCACCGAAACAGTAGCTTCTCTAGTCCGATTCCGTTTCACAAGGATGCCAAGACAATGATGATGGCCCGTTCTTCTCAGAGATTACATGATCTGCCAGATTGATCGATGGCTCTAACATGGCTGATTTGCCTGACCTTCAACATTTATTGCTCAGGGGTCATATGCTCCAAGccttttttttacattttctttAAACCTAGCACAAACCCAGGTTGCATCTAGGGTAGTTTCCAAATCTGACCTGCTTCAGTATTGTCACAATAGATTGCTAAAGCTGATATATTTATGTGGccctgatctctctctctctctctaattatcaaaaaaaaaaaaaagatctctctctctctctctaatttagATAATTCAATGAGAGAAGGAAACAGGTGGCATGATCAGAATTGAGATTACAAACATCAAATTGTGATTATTTAACGTTATAATTCACTTTTAGAATGGAAAAATAATGACTAAACGACAGCTTATCCGCAACCAATCTAAAGCCTTGAATTTCCATCCATTCATAGAAAGGTATGGTAGACAAGTAATTGGATACAAAGAAAGGTTACAATTATCACTAAATTAAGATTCTCAATCTGCAACAAGGGCAGTGAGAGCTGGTTTCTAACCACGGCGCCAAACACCTGGAATGGAACCTATGAGCACAAGGCAGATGCAGAAGTGTCTCCCCTTCTTTAAACCTTTCTAAGCACACTGCACATTCGTCTTGGTCCGATACTCTCCACCCCAACTTTGCCCAGCTTATGAATCTTTTGGAGTTAGAGCTGCAACTACTACTCTTCGTCTTCTTCGATCCAAACACCTCTGTTGGCAAATCTCCAAGGACAACAACAGTACTACCTGAACCCCGCTGCTTCCCACCACCATTCTCTGTGCTGATTTGCCTGTGTAATTAGTACTGTTTCTTATCagaaatttttataattaacTACTCTGTTCTGAGTACAATTTTGTTTATAGAATTCGATTTACCTTTTGATTTCTGGTTTCTTGGGTGCCCTTAACCTCTCATCTAGTCTTTCCTTGGCTTCTCTAGCCACTCCTCCCAATTTCTCATCTTGGAAACTCTGGTTTGTTGGGTTTCTTGGCTGGGTTTGTTGTGttcatcaaaattcaaattaataGATTCATAAAGAAGAACACACACAGAAAATAAAATGGGTTCAAAATTCATCATCAAGTGAAGCAATCAATACATACCAGAGAGGAGCTTGAACTTAGATGAGATTCATGGTTGCTTGCATAGAGACAGAAAGCTGAACGCCTTGTTCGACCATTGCCGGCTGCTTTACTCTGTGATTCAATCCACCCTCCTCCTTGATGGAATCGTCTCCTTCGGGCACATTCCACACCAGGGAGCATTCCAGCCATTGATTCAAACCAAGAACACAAACAAAAGTTGTAAAAACAACCcaattaatataaaattctTATAGTTCCATCTCTTAATGATTAGAACACAAATGGATTTCTGATCAACAGCAGACACCTTTACAAGATATATATAAGAGATTGGAAtcaggttatatatatatatatatatatatatatatatatataagaggaataagatataaagaaaataagtgagggaGGCTATTCATCAAGAACTTGGCCGACAGTAGCGGGGCCACGCCATTAAACATCTAAGAGACAGCTTAGCTTGGATCATTTTCCCATTCACTCCACAGAATTGAACCATCTTTTCCAACAGTAATTTAAAACGAATTTGGTAATGGAGGTGGAGCAACATAGGAATGGGACTGCAAGCAAGTGACAattctattctctctctcttccactcACTACTTATTACTACCCTTCTCCTCAGTTCCTCCACTACTGACTGGTTCTTGCTGGCTCTCTCACCCATGGATGAACATGATTCACCAGGAAATTAAAAGATGAGCCACGTGACTAACCAAGCCTCTCTCTTCATTATCTTAATTCCCCTAATGATCCCCTACTACTACTGGGgctacaaagaaaaagatggtTCTATCATTTATGTGGGATCACCACCGGAGATGTAAGCTATATATGATTGCAATTTCCAAAGATCCAACAATCGATCACACCGTTGGGATCAAGATACATTTGGGAGCTACCTAATCTCCGTCCAATTGTATTAAATAATTGTTGTTTAATTACAGATAACATATCCAGACCGTTGAAAAGATTTACGATGGTCAGGTGGAGATGTGGTCCCTACTTTTTAGTATAATTATGACTCATAGCATCACCTTTTCCATGGGGATTAGGAATGGAGTGCCTTTGTCTCTTTTTTATTCAACGTGAGGTCCGCGGTGACCTACCCTAACACGTAGGGCAACATTGTTTTCTGATTAACCAAGGTATATGCACGATGTCCGGGCGGGCCCAGACCTAAAATTCGTACATATGGCTCCCTAGAGGGAAATATTTTATCCCTCttaagttttctttttattaccGCGCAGCTGCCCGTTCTATCTTTGCTGCACAGACACATGTTTGAGCACAAAGATCGCCTTATCCCTGTTCGAGTACCTTACCCGAATGaaggtaaggtggtctttgtgCGTGGTCTTGTGTCTATGTAGTACAAGTAGGATGAGCAGGTGCGCCgtagagaatccaaatccaattttccttcacccataatCCCAAGGGTTCGATAATAGTATCCATAGTTTATCCCATAATAATGAggttatttttttatcattcatAGAGATTAGACATTGAGAATTATTGATGGTTGTACTTTTCCTTTACACATCCCAAAGAAAAACTTTTTCGATCAAATAACgttcttttcccaaaaaaaaaattataaaatagaaaACTTTTAAATCTACTTACGGTGAATTTTTAGTATCTAGCGGTGTAGAAATTCTATTTAAAATTTCCCCTAGACCCTAAAACTATAATCTATACCAAAAACCCTATACATATACCATATAAAATCAATATTAATACATTAAACCTAGTTTGATATGAGTTATTAAACAGATCCATCCATTAAAATAACGTTCATATTCTTTTCATTTCCATCTCTTTTGCATATATATCTCTTAATTATTTGAGCCACATGGAAGGTCTATGTGGTCCATCTTGTTCATTCATTTGATAGGTCACAATATTGAttatttacatgtaaaatttcatgaTCCAGCTCAATCCAAATGATCCACTTGGTATCTACCTTCCCTAGCTCAACactaaaatgataatttttttaaaccTACCATTACCAACTGTGAGTGACTTGAGTAGCAAACGGTACGAAAACCCATATAAATTTTGGGGAAAGGCTGGCACACCATTGGTGTACCGTAAACTAGTGTCcagtgtgtttatctctctcttcaccctTTTGAAATGACCCCTACCTCTATCTCTTGTATGATACACCATCATGTGTCCCCATCGGTGCCACTCACTAGCTTACTGCAAATGGGGTGGTGTGCCTATCTCTCGATcataaaaaattttccttaCTACAGGCCCTACTGCACTGTACCCTAGGCTAAAACTTGTTACAGGTGGCCCAAGCCCAACACAAAATGTAAGGCAAAAAACCAAACTTTAGTTTAGCCCAACCTGATATCAGCTGTGAATTTGACCCACCAAGCAACAAATTTCAAACCCATTCAAACAATCAAGTTTGAGAGAGGTTGAGCTGGTTTGTTGCGTTCCCAAATAATTTAATTGGACTGGGCTCAAGATGAACCCACCCTGAACATCACAATGGACCCAAAAGAAATTGGATTGGGTTCTAGATCCTGGGCCAAGCATTCTATTCTAATATTCAGGCCATATCAACCACCGACTgagtattaaaaaaattagtattttttactaattttacTTGGGAATTTTCCTTTTACATGTTTCCTGGAAAACTAAGCATCTTTTGGTTTGATTCAATGTAAAATAGTGAACgtattaaaaaaatgtaaaattctaagttaaaaaaatgggtcctttctaggcatcactatgcctagtgaagtataacgtttCACTATTGTCTCTTGGCAGtacatgggtttttttttttttttttggtaatggcAGTACATGGGTTAACCCATGTGATAAGAGACCCCAAATACATCTAtatggccaaattttagtccaaagtaaacATGAAAAGTTTCTCAAACTCtaccaaaataccatcaaatggagatgaatataaaatacaaaatcacgtcttttgtaattttagcttcttcctctactcatttaaattgaaattgtaccaatgagatgtttgTCTAGTTTCTATCACttgtcatgtggcaaatagtgaagcgttaatacttcactaggcatagtgacaagaaagaaaatcctaaaaaatGTAGTTaactagaaataaaaaaaaaaaaaaagggttgtaGAGTTTAATAAAATATTCGAGTTACTTCATTATATTTCTAGGCATTTTGATCAGGTTGAAAGAAACAGCTTGTACGGACATTGATTAATTCAGCTTGTAAGCTATTGCATTTGGTTAATTATTTGCTTTATTCATTGAACTTGATCTTTCCATACATGAATTTGACTTCTGTGGGCAATTTATCCTGTTCTTGAAGATGATTGATATTGAGCTATTAACTATAAAAGACTTAATTCACCACATTTTGTGAAATCATTTACTGAAAATCAAGAATGGGTTGAAGTTGattaatttgatttttggtGGTTCTTTCATTTCATTGCAGGGGTTTGGATGATCCAAAGATTATGTTCTTGACTTGCTCAGCTACTCcactttttcaaaattttagctTAATATGATTCATATATATCAGCTAGGCAGAAAGTTGCTCAACTACAACTTTGATTCTTACCTCTTTTTTTtgcagaagaaaagaaaaggattcTTACCAACCAAATTATTATTTTCCCTTAACTATGGTTGATgaaatatgaataaaaaaaagtttagggTCATAGGACATAAATTATATTCACTTGGAGTGAGTATTTGGGGTAGGGAGGATGAAGGCTAGACTTGAGACTTGATCCGATGTCTTAGCTGTGACGACGAGCctaagacttttttttttttttgggtatatgGATTACAAACCAGTGTGAAGGGAATGTGTTGATGGACCAATTCTAAGTTCTAACTTAAGAAGCGAAATCCTATACACGATGCGaaaaacaaacagaaaacagaaagaagaaatagtCGTATAATCACAagaagggcgtacccagtgcacgaaggAGCAGGGTCATAATGTAAACAACCTTACCCTTGTTTTCACAGAGAGGTTGTTCCATAAACAATCGTATATTCACAATGCAAGAATTTATGTGGTTCGACAAGATACCTACATCTCCGTGAAGAGAATAATTTTCactaaaaacaaagaaaggatTACAATATCTCTTCCTCATGCCTCTTGCAAAGAATTCTTAATAACCCTAATAAATTTTCATCACAACaatttttaagaaaacaaagaaataaaaattttctaaATTACTTTCATGTAAATCCTAAAAATTTTTCTTGGGACTGTCGCCCTCGAACCCCTGCATGGACCCCCGCTCAGCGCGACCCGGAGATAGACACCAAGACACGCCAACTCCTCCGTCAAGCCCTACAAGCTTTTACCGGTCCATCAGAGCCACCCCACAACGCAATAATAACTACTCATTGGCCCCATACAACCAGAAACaatattaaagaaataaaaaaaaatgaaaatcagtGCATATCATTGATCCATTAACTTagttgttatttttattttttatttttttattttttgtctaagACTTTAGGATCATCC
The sequence above is a segment of the Telopea speciosissima isolate NSW1024214 ecotype Mountain lineage chromosome 7, Tspe_v1, whole genome shotgun sequence genome. Coding sequences within it:
- the LOC122666618 gene encoding uncharacterized protein LOC122666618, giving the protein MAGMLPGVECARRRRFHQGGGWIESQSKAAGNGRTRRSAFCLYASNHESHLSSSSSLPRNPTNQSFQDEKLGGVAREAKERLDERLRAPKKPEIKR